AGCTGCCGGTGGCACAACGCTGCCGACGACCCTTCAGATGAAACATGGTCCGGTATCAACGGGCAACCAAGAACGCGCTTGGACATGGGATTACTTCAGCGACTACCTGAGTCAAAATTATGGACCGTCCGCAATTTACGATCTCGGCTACTTCTCAGTGGGCGGCGGTGGCGCCGTCAGTTCCATATGGTCTCTCCCAAGTTATCAACGAGGTGTCGCAGGAACGACGACAACACCGAGTGGCCAGAGCCTCATGGATGAAACTCAAACACCGCCAGTCGACTATGTCGACCTGCCGAGTGGCTTCGCTGGCCGCAACACACCGGATGTTTCCATGAACGCCGACCCCGAAACAGGTTACTTGGTGTACTCGTCAACAGACGGTGGATGGATCGCGGAAGGCGGAACCAGTTTCGTGGCCCCGCAGTTGAACGGCATCACGGCGCTCATCAATCAATCCGTCGGCCAGTCCGTCGGGTTCCTCAACCCGCAGCTGTATGCACTCGAAAAAGGCGGTCACCCGTACGGAACAAACGCGCCGTTCAATGACATCACCGCTGGGGACAACTGGTACTACAACGCCACTTCCGGATATGACAATGCCACCGGTATCGGAACGCCAAACGTCGCGAATTTGGCTGCTGCCTTGAAAGGCAAACGCTAATCGCTAACTCAGAAACATCAAGAGAATATGAAAGAGGTCCGCAGAGATAGTCATCTCGCGGACCTCTTTCATTTAGAAGAATAATGTGTTCAACTTCAACTCGACGTCGTGCGGGAACGACGAATGGACAACCCGCTAAAGCTTACGGGACCAACAACTTGTGCCGTGGTTCCACTTGTCAGATTTTCAACCGTCAGCGTATAAGTGTGCGTACCAGAGACGTTTCTGTCGATAGCTTGGAAAGTAACGGTATAGTTCCTTTCCGAACCTGCTGATTCCACGCCTTGCCGAGTGTTGAAAATTTCGGTGCCGTTTCGGAAGATGCGGAACAAAAGTTGAGAAATGCCTGTTACCCCACGGACACCAACTGTTCCAATCAATTCCACCCGATTGCGACTCATGTTACTGCTACTTCCCGTATTCAACCGAATCCTCGCCAATCTTAGTCTCGTTGGTGAATGTGGAATGGTGGTCGCCCTAGACAAGTTGAATCGCCTGCGTGGCTGTTTCGCGTTGTAGTCAATGACTCTTGCCATCAAATAATCAACCTCCTGCTCTGGAATTACTGCATCATACGCATGTCTTGCCACAACGGAGGTGACAGACTCCTCCGGAAACTAGTGGATTTTATGGCGACAACCATTCCCGTCCGTCAACGAGAACAAGGAGAGCTGTCCAGGCCAGAATCTCGCCTGCGTGAACGTATTCGGAGGAAAGGAATTACTAATTCACCAGCTAGTTCGACGTGTAAATAAATAGAAAGGACTAAATCTGTATCACTGCGGGAATCATTGATGGATGGAAGCGACCAATGGAGGCGAGTTTCATCTATACGTATGACTGCATTATTGTTGGGGGCGGCATCTCAGGACTACAGGCAGCAGTTCAGCTTGGGCGATACCGCCACAATATTCTTGTCGTCGATTCAGACAGCGGTAGATCCACACTTTGTAAAGGCTACCACAATATCCTCGGCTGGCCTGATGGAATCGCCGGTCCGGAACTGCGGCGGATCGGACATGAGCAAGCAACTCAACTTGGCGTTACCTTTGAACAGGACGAGATCACGGATGTCAGTCAGAGTCGCGATGGTTTCGTATTGCAGGGAGTCAGTGGACAGTCATACTCGGGCAAGCGGCTCCTCCTCGCGACAGGGATCGTGGACAACATTCCCTCATTTCCAGGCATCGAAGCCTGTCTCGGCCTCAGCATCTATGTCTGCCCGGACTGTGATGGATATGAGATTACAGGCAAAAGGACAATTGTGTTCGGCGCAGGGGACGTTGGTGCAAACATGGCCCTTACGTTGTCTTACTGGTCGTCCGACATTATCTATATCGATCACGATGAACACGGTATCAGCGCTAAACTGCAGGACGCCTTAGCGCACAAGGACATTCCGTACATCCGCCAGCCAATCCGCGACATTGTCGCATCAGGTGGCTGCTTTCAAGGCGTTGTCCTTTCAAATGGTGAGGAGTTGACTGGTGAGCGTGGATTCATGGCGTTCGGTGGAAATGAAGTGAAGTCGTCACTGGCAAAACAATTAGGAGTAGACCTACACAAGAACCAACACATTCTCGTGGATCCGCGAACGAAAGAAACCAATGTCCGGTACGTTTGGGCTGCCGGGGACGTGGTTGCTCACTCTGAGCAAGTGACCATCGCGATGGGCGAAGGGTCTCAAGCTGCCATCTGGATCCACAAGAGCTTGATGTCGTAACCTCAGCGTACTAAAGAGAGCGGTTTGCCCTCGTTGCGCAAAACGTGTCTCATTCTACATAAGGGCCAAACACATGAATCGGCGCATGGTGTGGCTTTCCCGCAATCACAAGCGCACGAAAGCCTGTTTCCCCGCATAGTTCCAGGTCTCCTTCCGCACTTAACTCACCCATCTCGCCCACCTGTAGTCTCTCATTCTGAACCCGACACCCAGGCCCGTCTATCGGGTAAATAAAGGCCGTGGAATAATCATTCGGTATTGGAACGTGTGCGACAGCATCGTCGTCAAAGGAAACGTCGTAAAAGACCATCGACGTGTGAAGAGAGACTGGTGATCCGCTGCCGACGATGACTTTCATCTGACCGCCTGTAAAAGAAACGGTGGGAAGTTCATCACTTTGGACCGCATGAGACGAAGGTTGCGCCTGTTTCATACGCCGCGGCAGATTCACCCACAGTTGAATGCCGCGTGTCATCTCTCGCCCTACTGGCATCTCAGAGTGGTAAATATGTCTACCGGCCGTCATGCGGTGCACCCCGCCCGCCCTGATGACGCCAGTCCCACCCGTCGAATCCTCATGCTGCAGTGCTCCCTCTACAATGTAGGTGACTTTTTCAAAACCCATGTGCGGGTGTCGCGGAAAGCCACCGGGCAGGTGCACTGAAAAATCGTCGAGGAGTGCAAACGGATCGAGAGATGTCTGCTCCCACGTGGGAAAAGGCCTCCGCATAACGACGCCAGGGCGTTGTTCAAACGATTCCACGGGTATCTTATGAACAGTGCGTCGAATCTTATCTGTTTCTATAGAAGACATTTCTGTGTGCTCATTTGTCACGCTTATCATCCTTACGAGTGTCCTCCACCCCATTTTACCTGGAGCGACGAGAAGCACCAAGAAAAAGCCGCCACCAGTTTGGTGACGGCCTGCTTGCTGCCCACGGGCTGCGGTCCAGTATGAAATTAATGACCTGGGTCGACCCAGATGTATTGCATCGGATCGTACATAACGTTACTTGTGTAGAAGC
This is a stretch of genomic DNA from Alicyclobacillus dauci. It encodes these proteins:
- a CDS encoding NAD(P)/FAD-dependent oxidoreductase, coding for MEASFIYTYDCIIVGGGISGLQAAVQLGRYRHNILVVDSDSGRSTLCKGYHNILGWPDGIAGPELRRIGHEQATQLGVTFEQDEITDVSQSRDGFVLQGVSGQSYSGKRLLLATGIVDNIPSFPGIEACLGLSIYVCPDCDGYEITGKRTIVFGAGDVGANMALTLSYWSSDIIYIDHDEHGISAKLQDALAHKDIPYIRQPIRDIVASGGCFQGVVLSNGEELTGERGFMAFGGNEVKSSLAKQLGVDLHKNQHILVDPRTKETNVRYVWAAGDVVAHSEQVTIAMGEGSQAAIWIHKSLMS
- a CDS encoding exosporium protein C; the encoded protein is MARVIDYNAKQPRRRFNLSRATTIPHSPTRLRLARIRLNTGSSSNMSRNRVELIGTVGVRGVTGISQLLFRIFRNGTEIFNTRQGVESAGSERNYTVTFQAIDRNVSGTHTYTLTVENLTSGTTAQVVGPVSFSGLSIRRSRTTSS
- a CDS encoding pirin family protein, with translation MISVTNEHTEMSSIETDKIRRTVHKIPVESFEQRPGVVMRRPFPTWEQTSLDPFALLDDFSVHLPGGFPRHPHMGFEKVTYIVEGALQHEDSTGGTGVIRAGGVHRMTAGRHIYHSEMPVGREMTRGIQLWVNLPRRMKQAQPSSHAVQSDELPTVSFTGGQMKVIVGSGSPVSLHTSMVFYDVSFDDDAVAHVPIPNDYSTAFIYPIDGPGCRVQNERLQVGEMGELSAEGDLELCGETGFRALVIAGKPHHAPIHVFGPYVE